The genomic region GGGGCCGTCCGGGCGGGCTGGTGGGTGTGACGGTTACTCGGCGCTCTTGACGAGGGAGTTGAGGGTCGCCTCGGTCATGGTGTCGGGGACGTGGACGCTGGGAGAGAGCTTGTAGCCCTGACCACGGACGGCACCGCCAGGGAACTCTGCGGTGTGGATGTTGAAGTACCAGTTCTGGGCGTTGGCCTTGATGCCGTCCAGCAGATCCTGGTCATCCACGGTAACCGTGCCGTAGACGAACTTCTTGCCGTCCTCGAGCTTCTTCGTGAAGAACGGGATCTTCACATCGCCGTTGACACCCTTGACACCCTTGTGGAGGTGACCGAGGGTCGGCGTCCCGATTCCGGTGAAAGTGAACGCATAGGAGACCTGGTCGCCCTGGATCCGCATCAGGGCGAGCGCGTGCCCGTCCTTGTCACCCACGGCCGGCCCGCCCTCGATCGGCACCTCGTTCGCACCGTTGAGGACCGACGTGAAGAAGGTCGCGTTCTCCTCGTTCTTGTCCCACCGGCCGGCACCCTGCACGGTCTTGCCCCCGGCAGCGTGCTCGCTACCGGCTGACGCGTGCCCGCCGGCAGTCGGGCTACCGGCCGCGCCGCTGGCCCCGGCGCCGGTCGCAGCGTCCTCACCGTTGCAGGCAGTCAGCACGAGCGCACCGGCAACGGCCGATACGACGATCATCCCAAAACGCTTGTTCTTCATGGCAGTTGAGGCCTCTCAAGTAGTGCGGCCACGGTTGTTTCGCGGTCCGTCACCCACCACACGGACGGTCCTCACGACCCAGGTCACCCGATGACACTCCTGAGACACTCCTGAGACGATCCACGATCACTCGGAACACGATCTTGACAGAGAACGCGCACCGAGCGAGCCCGCGAGTGGCCAGTAGGACTCGACGGTTGCGCCGTCCTGCCTTGGCCGGCGCATGGCAGGCGATGCGCCGGCCCTGGCGAACCGAATGGAGACGCGTGCCAGACGCAACTCTCCCTCCAGCGGGGCCAGGTGGTGCTGACCACGGTTCGCGTCCGAAGCCGAGGGCGTGCGCTGGCCACGCCGCATGCCACGGAACGCAGTGGCGCTGGTTGATCACCACCGCGCTGATGGGATCCGGAGTCCGAACGAACGCGTCGGTCGACGCGTCCCACGCTCGACGCGACGCGGGGATTCGGCTACCACTACGGCGTGGACCTCATCGCCGGAGTGGAATTGACTGCGAAGTACTGGTGCCTCACCAACCGGTGGGTTCCTCAGCCCAGGTCCTCCGGCTGGCAGCCGGCCAATAGGGTGCCCACCGTGACTGCCACCCTGAGTTCCACGAAGGCCCGCGCCGCTCTCCGTACATCGGCACGTTTTTCTGCGGAGTTGCTGCTGATATTCGCGATGCTCGCGGTGTCTTTGTGGCTTCTGGGCCGGATGTGGTCGGTGGTGTGGCCGCTCGTCGTCGGCCTGCTGCTGACCACACTGACCTGGCCCCTGGCTGGTTTCCTGCGTCGTCACGGGTGGAAGCCCGCCCTCGCCGCGTCGGCCGTGACCGTGCTGTCCCTCCTCGTCGCAGGCGGCGTCGTGGCACTCATCGCCGTACCGGTGGCGTCCCAGTCCGGTGAGCTGACCGACGGCGTGGTCGAAGGCATCCAGAAGCTGCGTGATTGGGCCTCCGGGCCGCCGTTGAACATCGGCGACGACGACATCACCAAGGCCATGGACAACGCGGTCGCCCGCGCTCAGGAGGGCCTCGGCAGCATGGTCACCACTGTGATCACGGGAGTGAGCACCATCGTCAACGGCGTGGTCACCGCGGTGCTGGCGCTCTTCCTGATGTTCTTCTTCCTCAAGGACGGCCCGCGCTTCCTGCCGTGGCTCGCCCGTCAACTGCCGGGCCGGCTCGCCACCGACATCCCCACCGTGGCCGCCCGTGGCTGGGCAACCCTGGGCTCCTTCGTACGTTCCCAGGCGGCCGTCGGCCTGCTCGACGCCGTTCTGATCGGCCTGGGCCTGTGGGTTGTGGGGGTGCCGCTGGTGCTCCCGTTGGCGGTGCTGACGTTCGTCTCCGCGTTCGTACCGATCATCGGCGCCCTGTTCGCCGGTTTCGTCGCCGTCCTCATCGCGTTGGTCTTCAACGGCCTGACGGACGCGCTGATCGTGCTGGCCATCATCATCGTGGTGCAGCAGCTCGAGGGGAACGTGTTCCAGCCGATGATCCAGAGTCGTGGACTCGGCCTCCATGCGGCCGTGATCCTGCTGGCGGTGACATTGGGCGGCAGCCTGGCCGGCATCGTGGGCAGTCTGCTCGCCGTACCGATCGCCGCGCTGATCGCGGTGGTATGGAACTACGTGCGCGAGCAGCTCAGTGAGCCGTCACAGGAGCCAGTGCCCGAGGGGTGACCTGCCGGTCAGGCCGCGACGGCCGTGGCCGGCGCGCGAACGGCCCCTCCCAGGTCGCGGTGCTCCACTTCGCTTGCGAATCTGCAAGCGAAAGGAGTTCCCTCTCATGGTTCCTGTCACCGCGTCGCCCGTGCGTATCGAGGCATCCGTCGATCCCCGGCTCTCCCGATGGCTGTGGCTGGTGAAGTGGCTCCTCGCCATCCCGCACTACATCGTGCTGTTCTTCCTGTGGATCGGGTTCGTCCTCGTCACAGTGATCGCGTTCTTCGCCATCCTGTTCACCGCTCGGTATCCCCGGTCCCTCTTCGACTTCAGTGTCGGCGTACTGCGATGGAACTGGCGGGTCAGCTACTACGCCCACACCGCGCTCGGCACCGACCGGTACCCGCCTTTCACCCTCGCGGATGTGCCGGACTATCCGGCGCGTCTCGACATCGCCTACCCCGCGCGCCTCTCGCGTGGCCTGGTCCTGGTGAAGTGGTGGCTGCTGGCGATCCCGCAGTACATCGTCGTCGCGATGTTCGCGGGTGGCTGGGGATGGGGCGGAGGCTGGGACGACGACGACGGCGGCTGGCGGGGCGGCGGGCTGATGCCCTTCCTCTCTTTCGTCGCCGTGGTCATCCTGCTGTTCACCGCCCGGTACCCGCTGCACCTCTTCGACTTCCTGGTGGGCCTCGCCCGGTGGGTCGCGCGGGTGACCGCCTATGCCGCGCTGATGACCGACCAGTACCCGCCGTTCCGTCTCGACATGGGCGGGCAAGAGGCCACGCCGGGCCCCCGGCCGGACTCACCGCCGACCGCGCCGCCGGCCTCCCCCATGACAAAGAGCTGAATCCACAAGGGAAACCCCGAAACCGCCCTGCCAGACGATCCACCCGGCAAACTGCCGCCCCCGGCCGGCACGAGCACCCCCCGAACAACGTCACACCAAGTCCCTGAGCCGCCCTCAAGATGACGGCAGCTCAGTGTTGGGTCTGTCGGCAGG from Streptomyces sp. NBC_00878 harbors:
- a CDS encoding AI-2E family transporter → MTATLSSTKARAALRTSARFSAELLLIFAMLAVSLWLLGRMWSVVWPLVVGLLLTTLTWPLAGFLRRHGWKPALAASAVTVLSLLVAGGVVALIAVPVASQSGELTDGVVEGIQKLRDWASGPPLNIGDDDITKAMDNAVARAQEGLGSMVTTVITGVSTIVNGVVTAVLALFLMFFFLKDGPRFLPWLARQLPGRLATDIPTVAARGWATLGSFVRSQAAVGLLDAVLIGLGLWVVGVPLVLPLAVLTFVSAFVPIIGALFAGFVAVLIALVFNGLTDALIVLAIIIVVQQLEGNVFQPMIQSRGLGLHAAVILLAVTLGGSLAGIVGSLLAVPIAALIAVVWNYVREQLSEPSQEPVPEG
- a CDS encoding DUF4389 domain-containing protein, encoding MVPVTASPVRIEASVDPRLSRWLWLVKWLLAIPHYIVLFFLWIGFVLVTVIAFFAILFTARYPRSLFDFSVGVLRWNWRVSYYAHTALGTDRYPPFTLADVPDYPARLDIAYPARLSRGLVLVKWWLLAIPQYIVVAMFAGGWGWGGGWDDDDGGWRGGGLMPFLSFVAVVILLFTARYPLHLFDFLVGLARWVARVTAYAALMTDQYPPFRLDMGGQEATPGPRPDSPPTAPPASPMTKS
- a CDS encoding CHRD domain-containing protein → MIVVSAVAGALVLTACNGEDAATGAGASGAAGSPTAGGHASAGSEHAAGGKTVQGAGRWDKNEENATFFTSVLNGANEVPIEGGPAVGDKDGHALALMRIQGDQVSYAFTFTGIGTPTLGHLHKGVKGVNGDVKIPFFTKKLEDGKKFVYGTVTVDDQDLLDGIKANAQNWYFNIHTAEFPGGAVRGQGYKLSPSVHVPDTMTEATLNSLVKSAE